The Streptomyces laurentii region GCTCGTCTTCGCGGGCCGGCTCGGCGACCGGTACGGGCACCAGCGGCTCTTCGTCCTCGGCTGTCTCGGCTTCGCGGCCACCTCCGCCCGGATCGCCGTCGCCCCCGGCATCGGCTGGGTCGTCGCCCTCCGCGTCACCCAGGGCGTCTTCGGCGCCCTCCTCCAGCCCGCGACGCTCGGCATGCTGCGCGCCGCCTATCCGCCCGACCGCCTCGGCATGCCGATCGCCCTGCGCACCAGCGCCATCGGCCTCGCCGCCGCGGTCGGCCCGCTCGTCGGCGGCGTGCTCGTCACCGCGTACGGCTGGCGCGCGGTCTTCCTCCTCGGTGTCGCGCCGACCCTGGCGATCGCGCTGATCGGCCTCGCCGTACCCACGTCGCGCCAGACCACGCGAGAGGAGGGCCGCGGTGCGGGCGCGCTGGATCTGCCCGGGGCCTGCCTGCTCGGGCTCGCCCTCGCCTGCCTCGTCCAAGCCCTCGCCCACGGGTTCGCGCCTCCGGCCCTCGGCGGCGCCCTGCTCGCGCTCGGTGTGGCCGGAGCGGCCGGCTACGCGTTCGTACGGCACGAGCGACGAGCCCCGTATCCGCTGGTCCCCGCCGGGATGCTCCTCAAGGCCCGCCCGGGGACGAAGCGCGGGAGCCTCGGGCGTGCCGGGCCGGAGGCCTCCGGCCGCGGGCCGGGTCCGGTCGCCGCCGGGCTCGGGGCGCTGCTCGCCGCGTCGGCCGCGCTCTCCGGGACACTGTTCACCGCCACGTACCTGCTCCAGGACACCCTGGCCCTCGGACCGCTCCCCACCGCCGCGCGGATGCTGCCCCTGGCCCTGCTGATCGTGGCCGGGGCGCCGGTGAGCGCCCTGCTCAAGGGGCGCTTCGGCGCGCGGCGGGTCGCCACCGGCGGAGCCGGGCTGCTCGTCGCCGGAGTGGCGCTGCTGGGGCGTACGGAGGTCACCGGTGATGGTGACGGCCACCTCGGTCGTGGTGCACCGGGCTCCCCGGGAGCACGCCGGCGTCGCGGGCGGACTCCAGCAGACCGCCATGAACACCGGACCCGTGCTCGGGGTGGCCCTGGCCGCGCCGCTCCTCGCGTCCGGAACGGCCCTGCCCGTGCTCGCGGCCGTCGCCGCGCTCGCCGTCCTCGCCTGCCTCGGTCTGCCGGGCGGCCGAGCTGCGGGGGCGGGGGACGACGCGGATCCGGAACCGGGCGCGGAGCGCCGGATGGCGGACACGCCAACGCGGACGTAAGGTGCCGGACCATCCGATCCCGAACGTATGATCATGAAATGCCCTCAGGTGGTCACCGGCCCCCCTCCGCGTCCGGGACGCGCGTCGAGCTCAACCTCGGTCTCGCGCTGCCCGTCCTCGCGCTCGCCGCCGTCGTGGTGGTCGACCTCATCACGTCGCAGGGGGAGCACTTCGACCGGCTCCTCGTCATCGGCCCCGCCCTCGCCGCCGTCACCTGGAGCGTGCGCGGCACCCTGACCATCGGCCTGCTGGCGATCGTCCTGCGGCTCGCCCTCGGCGTGGCACAGGGCGACACCGCCGGCGACATCGTCTCCGCCGAACTTGTCCTCGTGGCCGTCACCGCCGCCGCCGTCTGGATCAGCCGGGTCCGTACCCGCTACGAGCAGGATCTGAGCGAGGTGACGGCCGTCGCCGAGGTGGTCCAGCGGGTGGTGCTGCGCCCGCTCGCGCCCCGGCTCGGCGAGGTCGAACTGCATCTGCTGTACGTCGCCGCCGCGGCCAAGGCCCGGATCGGGGGCGACTTCTACGAGGCGGTCCGGGTCCCCGGCGCCGTCCGCGTGATGCTCGGCGACGTCCAGGGCAAGGGCCTCGGCGCCGTGGAGACCGCCTCCGTCCTGCTCGGTTCGTACCGCGCCGCCGTCACCGACGCCTCCGGCCTCGCCGAACTCGCCGACCGGCTGGAGGAGGGGCTGGCCCGCTACGGCGCCTGGGCCCCCGAATCCGACGCCGCCGAGCGCTTCGCCACCGTCCTGCTCCTCGAATTCCCCGACGGCCAGGACGTGGTGCGCGTCCTCAGCTGCGGCCATCCCGCCCCGCTGCTCCAGCATCAGGGACGGATCCGGGCCGTCCCGCTCCACGACCCGTCGCTGCCGCTCAACCTCGCGGGCCTGTGCACCTCCCGGCACCGCGTCGAGGAGGTCCCGTTCCGGCCCGGCGACCGGATGCTGCTCTTCACCGACGGCGTGAGCGAGACCCGCGACCGGGCCGGGGACTTCTACCCGCTGGAGCAGCGGATGGGCCGATGGGCCGACGAACCGGGCGACCAGGTGCTCCCGCTGCTCCACCACGACCTCACGACGTACGGCGCGGGCCGGCTCGACGACGATGTCGCCGCCCTGCTCGTCGTACGCCTCCCGCAGCCGGCCGCCGTGGCCGCGGCGGCGGGTGCCGCCGGAGCGCCGTCGGCCTGACCGACGCGGAACGCCCCGAGGGGCCGGGCCTGCTGCCCGGCCCCTCGGGGCGTTCGAACGGGGTCGGTGCCCTTGGCCGCCGTCAGGCGCGACCGTGGAAGTCGTACCCGGCGTCGTCGATCGTCGTGGAGATCAGCGCGTCGTCGGGCTCGGTGCGGGTGTTGACGGTGACGAGACCGGTGGAGATCTCCACGTGCACGGTGTCGACGCTCTCGAGCCCGCGCAGGGCCTCGGTCACGATCGCCTTGCAGTGACCGCTGTTGACGCCGGAGACCTTGTAGGTGGTGGAGAACGCGGACATGGGAACCTCCTGGATCGGATGCGGGTTATACCCCGTGGGGGTATTCCGTCACTCCTTTATACCCCCGGGGGGTATGCCTCGCAAGGAAAGGATCACGCCAGAGAAGGTCGGGAAGTGCGCACCGGCGGGGACGGGCGTCGCCGCGGCCCGCCGGGCAGGGCCAGACTCGCGGCATGACAGCGAAGATCAGCCGGATCAACCCGGAGCGGCTCCACCAGACTCCCGGCTATCACCACATCACCGTGGTGGAGGCCGGCCGGACGGCCTATCTGGCCGGGCAGTGCCCCTGGACCAGGAAGGCGGCCTTGTCGGCCCGGACTCCGTCGACGCGCAGCTCGACCAGATCGTCGCGAACGCGCTCACCGCCCTCGCGGCGGTCGGTG contains the following coding sequences:
- a CDS encoding hypothetical protein (Stage II sporulation protein E (SpoIIE); pfam07228;~identified by MetaGeneAnnotator; putative;~probable regulatory protein [Streptomyces venezuelae ATCC10712]) encodes the protein MQWTSTGYLVAVASLLVFAGRLGDRYGHQRLFVLGCLGFAATSARIAVAPGIGWVVALRVTQGVFGALLQPATLGMLRAAYPPDRLGMPIALRTSAIGLAAAVGPLVGGVLVTAYGWRAVFLLGVAPTLAIALIGLAVPTSRQTTREEGRGAGALDLPGACLLGLALACLVQALAHGFAPPALGGALLALGVAGAAGYAFVRHERRAPYPLVPAGMLLKARPGTKRGSLGRAGPEASGRGPGPVAAGLGALLAASAALSGTLFTATYLLQDTLALGPLPTAARMLPLALLIVAGAPVSALLKGRFGARRVATGGAGLLVAGVALLGRTEVTGDGDGHLGRGAPGSPGARRRRGRTPADRHEHRTRARGGPGRAAPRVRNGPARARGRRRARRPRLPRSAGRPSCGGGGRRGSGTGRGAPDGGHANADVRCRTIRSRTYDHEMPSGGHRPPSASGTRVELNLGLALPVLALAAVVVVDLITSQGEHFDRLLVIGPALAAVTWSVRGTLTIGLLAIVLRLALGVAQGDTAGDIVSAELVLVAVTAAAVWISRVRTRYEQDLSEVTAVAEVVQRVVLRPLAPRLGEVELHLLYVAAAAKARIGGDFYEAVRVPGAVRVMLGDVQGKGLGAVETASVLLGSYRAAVTDASGLAELADRLEEGLARYGAWAPESDAAERFATVLLLEFPDGQDVVRVLSCGHPAPLLQHQGRIRAVPLHDPSLPLNLAGLCTSRHRVEEVPFRPGDRMLLFTDGVSETRDRAGDFYPLEQRMGRWADEPGDQVLPLLHHDLTTYGAGRLDDDVAALLVVRLPQPAAVAAAAGAAGAPSA
- a CDS encoding heavy metal-associated domain protein (identified by MetaGeneAnnotator; putative;~sequence version:1), yielding MSAFSTTYKVSGVNSGHCKAIVTEALRGLESVDTVHVEISTGLVTVNTRTEPDDALISTTIDDAGYDFHGRA